AGTAACCTCAATATCCCCCTGCCCCTTGTGTACAATTTCTTGAATTAAATACAGGCCAATTCCTCGCCCTTTTTTCTCTTTTGTCGAAAAGCCATTATCAAAAATATGTGCCCTTACCTCTTCTGTCATGCCTATACCATTATCTGTGACTAAAATTGCCAATACATCTTCATCCTCATCAACAGATACATGCACAATTTTTTCATCAAGTTGTGTATCTTTTAATGCATCAAAGGCATTTTCGATTAAATTGCCAAATAAAATGACAAAATCATGATGGTCTAAATTTTTTGGAAATACCGTCAGATGACTTTCTCGATCTATCTCCAACCGGATTCCCTGCTCCTTTGCATAAGAAATTTTACTAAGTAGTAAGCCTGAGATATTTTCATTTTTTATTCGTTCATTTAAGAAATTTGTAATTTCATCATGTTCTTCCTTCACTTGTGTTAAATAAGAAAGTGCCTGTTCATGATGTCCGAGCTGTAAAAGTCCTGCAATGGTGTGTAATTTATTTTTATGCTCATGAGTTTGTACACGCAATGCTTGTACAAATGCCTTTACACCGGTTAATTCCTCCGCAAGCTTTTTCACTTCTGTACGATCCTTAAACATGGCCACAGCTCCAACTGTTTTTTCATTGACTTGTATTGGAATACGATTACTCATAATACTGTGTCCATTAATATAAAGCTCACGATTGAAAAGTGGCTGATCAAGCTCCAGAATTTCTGGTAAGCGTGTGTCAGGTAATACCTCATAAATTTTCTTTCCAATTAATGTTGACGGTTGTTCATAAACCCCTAATATATCACATGCTTTTTCATTAAATATGGTAATCGTTAAATCGTTATCTATTGCAATAATTCCTTCATGCATGGCATTAAAGGTTTCTGTTCGCTCCACATACATTTTAGCTATTTCATGCGGCTCTAACCCGAACATTTGCTTTTTCATATGAAGCCCTAAATTATGGGCACCCCATGCACTAAATAGAAGGGACAAGAAAATTGTAATAATTAACTCCTTTTGGATAGATTGTAGTAATTCTGCAATCGTTAAAACACTATACCCTACAATTACAACACCTACTTGCTTACCCTCACTACTCATAATAGGTACAAATGCTCGTACCATATCGCCATACTCTCCATGTGCAATTGATGTATAATAATGTTCAGAAAAGGCGGCATTTAAATCTCCGGATTGCGAAATTTGGCCAATTTCCTCTGAAATCGGATGTGAATATTTGCGTCTTTGCATATCTAGAACAACTATATATTGTGCACCATTTATATCCCGGATTTCCTCTACAATAGGATTAATATGCGTTGTTGCCTCATTAAAATCACGGCTAGTAATATACGTTTTTAATTCAGGAAGCTGTGATACAGTTTTTGCCACAAGCAATGCCTGATTTCCAAGCTTATCCTTCTGCTCATTCATCACGAATCCTAGCAAAAATGTACCACCAATACTAAAGGAAAGCATGAGAATAAAAAAAGTCAGAGACATGATTTTTCTTCTCATTGACAGCTTTTGAAATTTCAAGATGTAAACGCCTCCCTCTACCTATATTTTAGCTTACTTCATATGTTAGAATAACAAAAACATCAGAAAATACGAATTAATTGGGTGTAATCGATGAAAAAATTTATTATTGGAACAATAACAACCGTTTTACTATTAACAATCGCGATTGGTGTACAACAAGGTCTACTATTCGCCAACCCTCTTCCCTACGACGATGAACAAAAAGGCTTGGATACACAAATTACTATCCATTTAAGTCACGTAGTAGCAGAAAATACGCCGAAGGGACAAGCTGCAAGTAAATTTGCAGAACTTGTTGAGGAAAAAACAAATGGTGAGGTTAAGGTACACGTCTACCCAAACTCCTCCTTGTTTAATGATGAAAATGAATTTCAAGCATTACAAAATGGAGAAGTAGAAATGATTATCCCTACTTTCTCTAAAATGACAACCTATGTTCCAAACTGGCAGGTTCTAGATTTACCCTATCTTTTTAATACGGATGAAGAAGTCCATAAAGTTCTTACTGGCTCAATTGGTGAGCAGCTTTTAAATGAGCTCGAGCCCTTTCAAATAAAGGGGCTTAGCTTTTGGCATAATGGCTTTAAGCATTTAACCTCTGTTGATTATCCTATTCATACATTCGAGGATTTAAAAGGCTTACGTGTCCGAACAATGCCAAGTAAAACACTTGAGAGGCAATTTGAGGCAGTTGGAGCAACACCTATTCCAATTTCCTTTAGTGAGGTTTTTACGGATCTAGAATCACATGCCATTGATGCACAGGAAAATACAGCGTCTAATATTTATTCTAAAGGCTTTTATAAGGTACAAAAACATATGACATTAACAAAGCATGGGATTTTAGGGTATGCTGTTCTCATGAATGAAAATTTTTGGAAATCACTACCTGTGAAGTTTCAAAAGCAGATTATGGAGGCTATGAAGGAAACGACAGACTGGCAATTTGAACAAGCCGTTATGATGAATGACAAAGATTTACGAAAGCTAGAGCAGCAAGAAGGCTTTGAAATTTTCACGATGAGTAGTGAGGAACGTCAACGATTTAAAGAAAAGCTTGCACCTGTCTATGACTTTTATAAAACCAATATACAAAATGACGATGTCTTATCGAGAATTGAGAAAATTTCTCCTTAAATACTTTTGTTCATTAATGATAAACCCTTACAAATCGTGAGGGTTTTTTCTTTTGTATTATAATAGTTTCCTCAATTTCAAATCTACTATAAAACAGCTATTAATCCTTGCAAACACTGGTTTCATACACTCTTCAACTAAGAATGAACAAAATGAACAATAGAAACATTACGGACATAAAAGCTATTGTCGGAAAATTTCAGCTATGATAACCACATGAAAGCGTTCACACAATATTCACTAATGTTGTAGGGGGGAAACTTAATGCGTATAAATTTTAAAAACTTAACCATACAAGTATTAATAGCTATTGTACTAGGTATTATTGTCGGTGCAACGTTCCCAGAGTTTGGAGCGAAGTTGAAAATACTAGCCGATATTTTTATTAAATTAATTAAAATGCTAATAGCTCCTATTATTTTCTTAACAGTTGTTATTGGAATTGGTAGTATGGGTGATGTAAAAAAGGTTGGGAAAATCGGCGGGAAAGCCTTAATTTATTTTGAAATCGTCTCTACTTTTGCACTTGCGATTGGCTTACTCGTTGTCAATATTGTACAGCCTGGTAAGGGCTTTAATACAGCTGCTGCAAACGCCGCAGATGTGTCTCAATATACACAACAGGCAGCTGCCACGGAGCATGGCTTCAGTGCATTTATTATGCAAATTATTCCTGATAATGTTGTTGGTGCCCTTGCAAACGGTGAATTACTACCAGTCCTGTTCTCAGCAGTTTTATTTGGGCTAGCTGCTGCTGCGATTGGTGAGCCAGCAAAACCTGTTATTAAATTTTTTGAACAAGTCGCAGATATTTTCTTTAAAATTGTCAATATGGTCATGAAAATTTCCCCTATTGGTGCATTTGGTGCCATGAGCTATACTATCGGAAATTTCGGTATTAAATCACTTGGAAACTTAGGGTTTTTAATGCTGTCTGTTTATATCACGATGTTTATTTTTATCGTTGTCATTA
This genomic stretch from Lysinibacillus pakistanensis harbors:
- a CDS encoding ATP-binding protein → MRRKIMSLTFFILMLSFSIGGTFLLGFVMNEQKDKLGNQALLVAKTVSQLPELKTYITSRDFNEATTHINPIVEEIRDINGAQYIVVLDMQRRKYSHPISEEIGQISQSGDLNAAFSEHYYTSIAHGEYGDMVRAFVPIMSSEGKQVGVVIVGYSVLTIAELLQSIQKELIITIFLSLLFSAWGAHNLGLHMKKQMFGLEPHEIAKMYVERTETFNAMHEGIIAIDNDLTITIFNEKACDILGVYEQPSTLIGKKIYEVLPDTRLPEILELDQPLFNRELYINGHSIMSNRIPIQVNEKTVGAVAMFKDRTEVKKLAEELTGVKAFVQALRVQTHEHKNKLHTIAGLLQLGHHEQALSYLTQVKEEHDEITNFLNERIKNENISGLLLSKISYAKEQGIRLEIDRESHLTVFPKNLDHHDFVILFGNLIENAFDALKDTQLDEKIVHVSVDEDEDVLAILVTDNGIGMTEEVRAHIFDNGFSTKEKKGRGIGLYLIQEIVHKGQGDIEVTSEPHKGTSFLITFYYS
- a CDS encoding dicarboxylate/amino acid:cation symporter; its protein translation is MRINFKNLTIQVLIAIVLGIIVGATFPEFGAKLKILADIFIKLIKMLIAPIIFLTVVIGIGSMGDVKKVGKIGGKALIYFEIVSTFALAIGLLVVNIVQPGKGFNTAAANAADVSQYTQQAAATEHGFSAFIMQIIPDNVVGALANGELLPVLFSAVLFGLAAAAIGEPAKPVIKFFEQVADIFFKIVNMVMKISPIGAFGAMSYTIGNFGIKSLGNLGFLMLSVYITMFIFIVVIIGLITHYFGFSIFKFIKYLKDEIFIVIGTSSSESALPSMMRKLENYGCSKQVVGLVVPTGYSFNLDGTSIYLSMAAIFIAQAYGVELDIWHQITLLTILMLTSKGAAGVTGSGFITLAATLAAFPMIPVEGIALLIGVDRFMSEARAVTNLIGNGVATVVVSKMEKEFDPEQEKRALAGEVTIQ
- a CDS encoding TRAP transporter substrate-binding protein encodes the protein MKKFIIGTITTVLLLTIAIGVQQGLLFANPLPYDDEQKGLDTQITIHLSHVVAENTPKGQAASKFAELVEEKTNGEVKVHVYPNSSLFNDENEFQALQNGEVEMIIPTFSKMTTYVPNWQVLDLPYLFNTDEEVHKVLTGSIGEQLLNELEPFQIKGLSFWHNGFKHLTSVDYPIHTFEDLKGLRVRTMPSKTLERQFEAVGATPIPISFSEVFTDLESHAIDAQENTASNIYSKGFYKVQKHMTLTKHGILGYAVLMNENFWKSLPVKFQKQIMEAMKETTDWQFEQAVMMNDKDLRKLEQQEGFEIFTMSSEERQRFKEKLAPVYDFYKTNIQNDDVLSRIEKISP